A single window of Rhodamnia argentea isolate NSW1041297 chromosome 5, ASM2092103v1, whole genome shotgun sequence DNA harbors:
- the LOC115753466 gene encoding caffeoylshikimate esterase-like produces MSHPFAQASETSPFGSLTPDEFYARHSVSHGYEFVTNPRGLKLFTQWWTPLPPTRVLGVLAVVHGFTGESSWLVQLTSVFFAKSGFATCALDHQGHGFSDGLAHHIPDLNPVVDDCVSFFDSFRARHGPSLPAFLYAESLGGAIALYIALRQPRAWAGLVLNGAMCGISAKFKPPWPLEHLLFLVAAVIPTWRVVPTRGSIPDVSFKEDWKRKLALASPQRTVARPRAATALELLRVCRELQGRFEEVEVPLLIVHGGDDVVCDPACVEELYARAGSKDKTLRIHPGMWHQLAGEPDESVDMVFGEMKAWLVARAERAALGAGGGDARAAVEDGAQDQGPN; encoded by the coding sequence ATGTCGCACCCCTTCGCCCAGGCCAGCGAGACGAGCCCCTTCGGCTCCCTCACTCCCGACGAGTTCTACGCCCGCCACTCAGTGAGCCACGGCTACGAGTTCGTCACCAACCCCCGCGGCCTCAAGCTCTTCACCCAGTGGTGGACCCCTCTCCCCCCGACCAGGGTCCTCGGCGTCCTCGCCGTCGTCCACGGCTTCACCGGCGAGTCCAGCTGGCTCGTCCAGCTCACCTCCGTCTTCTTCGCCAAGTCCGGCTTCGCCACCTGCGCCCTCGACCACCAGGGCCACGGCTTCTCCGACGGCCTCGCCCACCACATCCCCGACCTCAACCCCGTCGTCGACGACTGCGTCTCCTTCTTCGACTCCTTCCGCGCCCGCCACGGCCCCTCCCTCCCCGCCTTCCTCTACGCCGAGTCCCTCGGCGGCGCCATCGCCCTTTACATCGCCCTCCGCCAGCCCCGCGCATGGGCCGGCCTCGTCCTCAACGGCGCCATGTGCGGCATCAGCGCCAAGTTCAAGCCCCCCTGGCCGCTCGAGCACCTCCTCTTCCTGGTCGCCGCTGTCATCCCCACCTGGCGCGTGGTGCCCACGCGCGGTTCGATCCCGGACGTGTCGTTCAAGGAGGACTGGAAGCGGAAGCTGGCACTGGCAAGCCCGCAGAGGACGGTGGCTAGGCCGCGGGCGGCGACGGCGCTCGAGCTGCTGAGGGTGTGCCGGGAGCTGCAGGGCCGGTTCGAGGAGGTGGAGGTGCCGCTCCTCATCGTGCACGGCGGCGACGACGTCGTCTGCGACCCGGCGTGCGTGGAGGAGCTGTACGCCCGCGCCGGGAGCAAGGACAAGACGCTGAGGATACACCCTGGGATGTGGCATCAGCTGGCAGGAGAGCCCGACGAGAGCGTTGACATGGTGTTCGGGGAGATGAAGGCGTGGCTCGTGGCCAGGGCTGAGCGCGCCGCGTTGGGGGCCGGCGGAGGTGACGCACGCGCTGCCGTGGAGGATGGGGCGCAGGATCAGGGTCCAAATTGA
- the LOC115753499 gene encoding uncharacterized protein LOC115753499, which produces MHLWPSTKIRDSFKFANLQNYERNLRRMNSEKQSAAIKQKLLQREGGDTDREAAEGEASRFRPPSAIGLWGRDLLAVLSCFYCCYTWEDCVDQEC; this is translated from the exons ATGCACCTATGGCCGTCGACGAAGATAAGGGACTCGTTCAAGTTCGCTAACTTGCAGAACTACGAGCGGAACCTCCGGAGGATGAACAGCGAGAAGCAGTCGGCGGCGATTAAGCAGAAACTGCTGCAGAGGGAAGGTGGCGACACCGATCGGGAAGCAGCTGAAGGAGAGGCGTCGCGTTTTCGGCCTCCGTCGGCGATCGGTTTGTGGGGCAGAGATTTACTGGCGGTTCTCTCTTGCTTCTACTGTTGCTACACTTGGGAAG ATTGCGTTGATCAAGAGTGCTGA